Within the Candidatus Nezhaarchaeota archaeon genome, the region CGTAGACCTCTATCCTCAGCCCCAGCTCCCTCCCCTTCGAGGAGAGGCGCTGCCTAAGCTCCCCCAGGCTAGCGGAGCCCTCTAGGCTGACGAGGAGGGACATGACGAACACCCCCCTCATAACCACTTCGTCCAGGTCCTCTATGTTCCCGCCGGCCTCAGCTATAGTGGAGGCCACCCCGGCTATTAAGCCCGGGCGGTCCCTGCCGTAGGCAGCGATGAAGGCGTACCTGCGAGGCACAGCCCTCCTCCGCGAGCGGGCGCTCTTAAGCCAACATGGAGCGGGCCTCGGAGGGCTAGCGAAGGCTTATATCGTCCCCCCTCCCCTAGAGAAGCCTTAATGGAGCCTAGGGTGCTCTCAGGGGTCCACTTCTGGGAGGGCAACGTAGCCTGCGCCGAGGGGGCCTTAGCCGCCGGCTGTACCTTCTTCGCAGGCTACCCTATTACCCCCCAGAGGGAGATCATGGAGAGGATGGCGGCCAGGCTCCCTAAGCTGGGCGGGGTGTTCGTGCAGGTAGAGGACGAGATAGCCGCTGTGAACGCCCTCGTCGGGGCCTCGTGGGCCGGGGCCAAGGCGATGACGGCGACCAGCGGGCCGGGCTTCGACCTAATGCAGGAGGGGATCGGCTACATGGTCATGACCGAGACCCCGGCCGTAGTGGTCAACGTCCAGCGCCTAGGCCCAGCCACGGGGCAGGCGACTAAGTGCGGGCAGGGGGACGTTATGCAGGCCCGCTGGGGGAGGCACGGGGACCAGGCGCTCGTAGCCCTATGCCCGAACTCGGCCCAGGAGATGTTCGACTTAACCGTGGAGGCCTTCAACGTAGCTGAGAGGCTCCGCTGCCCGGTCGTCGTGCTCTCGGACGAAGTAGTGGCCCACCTAAGGGAGCGCGTAGAGGTGCCCACCCCGGA harbors:
- a CDS encoding ACT domain-containing protein — translated: MPRRYAFIAAYGRDRPGLIAGVASTIAEAGGNIEDLDEVVMRGVFVMSLLVSLEGSASLGELRQRLSSKGRELGLRIEVYDPVAEGWMDEGGGDSSRVR